From the genome of Anopheles moucheti chromosome 3, idAnoMoucSN_F20_07, whole genome shotgun sequence, one region includes:
- the LOC128304731 gene encoding glucose dehydrogenase [FAD, quinone]-like, with product MVLRWIIVLFCCSSWAVYGLLDNRVLNSLTEMISEMKDIDYGNPQLRKVYDYVIVGAGPAGCVLANRLSEDPTVSVLILELGRGERPAFAEPPMLGPMLMGSDYSFGYETERQKYGCLGLTDQKCSWTHGRGVGGSSIINNIIYTRGNRRDFDKWARAGMEGWSWEEVLPYYRKIERANIKDFDQNGAHGKTGRVSVEDCPFRSEVADAFVAGAAETGYPYLDYNAGDTLGVSYLQAHSKRGHRVTAGTAYLKDVRHRPNLHISTRSWATEILFKEDNKEATGIRFTKNKRWNTVRARKEVILSAGAFETPKLLMNSGIGPAAELRRHGIRVVQDLPVGRRVYEHGGVFGPVFIMRNGSRNEQNLLSLEQVLTVDEILRFRNGEGPLTSNSIESLLYVKSPYAADPDPEMPDVEVMQSFVSMSFDSSIATRIAYRLPDALVREYYDPLIGVRNFMFLPMLLKPHTVGRVELKSRNPFHHPLFQYQYFEDERDVEALVYSIKEVLRIAQSEPMQRLGIELYDRPVPGCQHLTFNTDDYWRCHVRILTTTFQHQVATSRMGPVGDPDAVVDPRLRVRGIGRLRVVDAGIIPEPPSAHTCAMSYLIGEKAADMIKQDNQ from the exons ATGGTGTTGCGTTGGATTATTGTGCTGTTTTGCTGCAGTTCGTGGGCTGTCTACGGTTTGCTAGACAATCGCGTACTAAACAGCCTGACCGAGATGATATCGGAAATGAAGGACATCGACTACGGCAACCCGCAGCTCCGGAAGGTGTACGATTACGTGATTGTTGGTGCCGGACCGGCTGGATGCGTGCTGGCCAACCGGTTGTCCGAAGACCCGACAGTGTCCGTGTTGATTTTGGAGCTGGGACGCGGTGAACGGCCAGCCTTTGCCGAACCACCGATGCTTGGTCCGATGCTGATGGGTTCGGACTACAGCTTCGGCTATGAAACGGAACGCCAGAAGTACGGATGTCTCGGATTGACGGACCAAAAGTGTAGCTGGACGCATGGCCGAGGTGTTGGAGGATCGTCCATCATTAACAACATTATTTACACGCGCGGAAACCGACGTGACTTCGATAAATGGGCACGTGCCGGCATGGAGGGCTGGAGTTGGGAAGAGGTGCTGCCGTACTACAGGAAGATAGAACGAGCCAATATTAAAGATTTCGATCAGAACGGTGCGCACGGCAAGACGGGCCGTGTGTCCGTGGAGGATTGTCCGTTCCGATCGGAGGTCGCGGATGCGTTCGTCGCGGGTGCAGCTGAAACGGGCTATCCGTATTTGGACTACAACGCAGGAGATACGCTCGGTGTGTCGTATCTGCAGGCACACTCAAAGCGGGGCCACCGGGTGACGGCAGGTACGGCTTATCTGAAGGATGTCCGACATCGACCGAATCTGCACATATCTACACGATCTTGGGCGACGGAAATTCTCTTCAAGGAAG ACAACAAGGAAGCTACCGGAATCAGGTTTACCAAGAACAAGCGATGGAACACCGTACGCGCTAGAAAGGAGGTGATCCTCTCAGCTGGAGCGTTTGAAACTCCGAAACTTCTGATGAACTCAGGCATAGGTCCAGCGGCCGAATTGAGGCGGCATGGTATTCGCGTCGTGCAGGATCTCCCCGTAGGACGCCGAGTCTACGAACATGGCGGTGTGTTTGGACCAGTCTTCATAATGCGCAACGGATCTCGCAATGAGCAGAATCTGCTCAGCCTGGAACAGGTCCTAACGGTGGATGAGATACTTCGCTTCCGAAATGGAGAAGGTCCACTGACGTCGAACTCTATCGAAAGTTTGCTGTACGTGAAATCTCCCTACGCTGCCGATCCTGACCCGGAAATGCCCGACGTAGAGGTGATGCAATCGTTCGTCTCGATGAGCTTTGATTCGTCGATCGCGACACGTATTGCGTACCGATTGCCTGACGCGCTTGTGCGCGAGTACTACGATCCACTGATTGGGGTGCGTAACTTTATGTTTTTGCCGATGCTGCTGAAGCCACACACGGTCGGTAGGGTGGAGCTGAAGTCCCGCAATCCCTTCCACCATCCCCTGTTCCAGTACCAGTACTTTGAGGACGAACGTGACGTGGAGGCGTTGGTGTACTCGATCAAGGAAGTGTTGAGGATCGCACAGTCGGAACCGATGCAGCGTTTGGGAATTGAGCTGTACGATCGACCTGTTCCAGGCTGTCAGCATCTTACCTTCAACACGGACGACTACTGGCGCTGCCATGTGCGCATCTTAACGACCACATTTCAGCACCAAGTGGCCACCAGCCGGATGGGACCGGTAGGCGATCCGGACGCCGTTGTTGATCCTCGGTTGCGTGTTCGTGGAATTGGACGGCTGCGGGTAGTAGACGCGGGCATCATACCAGAACCCCCATCGGCCCATACGTGCGCGATGAGTTATCTGATTGGCGAAAAGGCAGCCGATATGATTAAGCAAGATAATCAGTAG